A single region of the Leisingera thetidis genome encodes:
- a CDS encoding energy transducer TonB family protein, whose amino-acid sequence MTRRALFPGCLAAAAALHALPFLAMPDGGTRAEGAGGSGTGQISLTAASAALAQQVSQWTRPPEIRAALSPQAPARAAPQPAVPAAPAPAAAPARPVAASTPARAAAPVADAAPARPAPPPPPVALAPAPAPASVNVQEQAAGSGQRQAKGGDGAEAASTGEAARAASLKHRWGAAILSRIERQKRQPRGGGKGTVRLVLKVSTLGGLIAVSVTQSSGSAALDQAAMHAVKKARLPRAPKALAQGIYSFSFRTTFTG is encoded by the coding sequence ATGACCCGCCGCGCCCTGTTTCCCGGCTGCCTGGCCGCCGCCGCCGCGCTGCATGCGCTGCCGTTTCTGGCCATGCCTGACGGCGGAACCAGGGCAGAGGGGGCTGGCGGCAGCGGCACCGGGCAGATCAGTCTGACTGCAGCCTCTGCGGCCTTGGCGCAGCAGGTTTCGCAATGGACCCGCCCGCCGGAGATCCGCGCCGCCCTGTCACCGCAGGCGCCGGCCCGGGCCGCGCCGCAGCCTGCCGTCCCGGCAGCACCAGCGCCGGCAGCTGCCCCCGCCCGGCCGGTGGCTGCCAGCACGCCCGCACGCGCCGCCGCTCCCGTGGCGGATGCCGCCCCTGCCCGCCCTGCCCCGCCGCCTCCTCCGGTGGCCCTTGCCCCGGCACCCGCACCGGCATCTGTGAACGTGCAGGAGCAGGCCGCCGGCAGCGGCCAGCGGCAGGCCAAGGGCGGCGACGGGGCGGAGGCGGCCAGCACCGGCGAAGCCGCCCGCGCCGCCAGCCTCAAGCACCGCTGGGGCGCGGCCATCCTGTCCCGCATCGAACGGCAGAAACGCCAGCCGCGCGGCGGCGGCAAGGGCACCGTGCGGCTGGTGCTGAAGGTCTCCACCCTGGGCGGCCTGATCGCCGTCTCGGTGACCCAGAGCTCCGGCAGTGCGGCGCTGGATCAGGCCGCAATGCACGCGGTGAAGAAGGCCCGCCTGCCGCGCGCGCCCAAGGCGCTGGCACAGGGCATCTACAGCTTCAGCTTCAGAACCACTTTCACCGGCTGA
- a CDS encoding biopolymer transporter ExbD gives MDFSSPKTRQAGEPVLPMINVVFLLLIFFLLSSQIAPRAPFAVTPPRLETGEASAPEAVLFMAADGRLHFSGAQDSDALAAVAAQAAELGTLTLRADAEVPARAVAALIARLREAGITAVALTGTGAGS, from the coding sequence ATGGATTTCTCCTCTCCGAAGACGCGGCAGGCGGGCGAGCCGGTCCTGCCGATGATCAATGTGGTCTTCCTGCTGCTGATCTTCTTCCTGCTGTCCTCGCAGATCGCCCCGCGGGCGCCCTTTGCGGTGACCCCGCCCAGGCTGGAGACCGGCGAGGCTTCTGCGCCGGAGGCGGTGCTTTTCATGGCCGCCGACGGCCGGCTGCATTTCTCCGGAGCTCAGGACAGTGACGCCCTGGCCGCCGTCGCGGCGCAGGCTGCAGAGCTCGGAACCCTCACCCTGCGAGCCGATGCCGAAGTGCCCGCGCGTGCAGTTGCGGCGCTGATCGCCCGGCTGCGGGAGGCCGGGATCACCGCTGTCGCCCTGACCGGAACCGGGGCCGGCTCATGA
- a CDS encoding acetyl-CoA C-acetyltransferase, translating to MTNVVIASAARTAVGSFGGSFANTPAHDLGAAVLEAVVERAGVDKSEVSETILGQVLTAAQGQNPARQAHINAGLPKESAAWGINQVCGSGLRAVALGAQHIQLGDASIVAAGGQENMTLSPHAAHLRAGHKMGDMKYIDTMIRDGLWDAFNGYHMGQTAENVAEQWQISRDMQDEFAVASQNKAEAAQKAGKFADEIAAFTVKHRKGETVVDQDEYIRHGATMEAMQKLRPAFTKDGSVTAANASGLNDGAAATLLMSADEAERRGIEPLARIASYATAGLDPAIMGVGPVYASRKALEKAGWSVNDLDLVEANEAFAAQACAVNKDMGWDPSIVNVNGGAIAIGHPIGASGCRVLNTLLFEMKRRGAKKGLATLCIGGGMGVAMCVERP from the coding sequence ATGACCAATGTTGTAATCGCATCCGCCGCGCGCACCGCCGTCGGCTCCTTTGGCGGCTCGTTCGCCAATACCCCGGCCCACGACCTGGGCGCCGCCGTGCTGGAAGCCGTGGTGGAACGCGCCGGTGTGGACAAATCCGAAGTGTCCGAAACCATCCTGGGCCAGGTGCTGACCGCCGCCCAGGGCCAGAACCCGGCCCGCCAGGCCCATATCAATGCCGGCCTGCCCAAGGAAAGCGCCGCCTGGGGCATCAACCAGGTCTGCGGCTCGGGACTGCGCGCGGTGGCACTGGGCGCCCAGCACATCCAGCTCGGCGATGCCTCCATCGTCGCGGCCGGCGGCCAGGAGAACATGACCCTCAGCCCCCATGCCGCGCATCTGCGCGCGGGCCACAAGATGGGCGACATGAAATACATCGACACGATGATCCGCGACGGGCTGTGGGACGCGTTCAACGGCTACCACATGGGCCAGACCGCCGAAAACGTGGCCGAGCAGTGGCAGATCTCCCGCGACATGCAGGATGAATTCGCCGTCGCCTCGCAGAACAAGGCCGAAGCCGCCCAGAAAGCGGGCAAATTCGCCGATGAGATCGCCGCCTTCACCGTCAAGCACCGCAAGGGCGAGACCGTGGTCGACCAGGATGAATACATCCGCCACGGCGCCACCATGGAAGCGATGCAGAAGCTGCGCCCGGCCTTCACCAAGGACGGCTCGGTCACTGCGGCCAATGCCTCGGGCCTGAACGACGGCGCTGCCGCCACCCTGCTGATGAGCGCCGATGAGGCCGAACGCCGCGGCATCGAGCCGCTGGCCCGCATCGCATCTTATGCCACCGCCGGCCTGGACCCGGCGATCATGGGCGTGGGCCCGGTCTATGCCTCGCGCAAGGCGCTGGAAAAGGCCGGCTGGTCGGTCAACGACCTGGACCTGGTGGAAGCCAACGAAGCCTTTGCCGCCCAGGCCTGCGCGGTGAACAAGGACATGGGCTGGGATCCGTCGATCGTCAACGTGAACGGCGGCGCCATCGCCATCGGCCACCCGATCGGCGCCTCGGGCTGCCGGGTGCTGAACACGCTTCTGTTCGAAATGAAGCGCCGCGGCGCCAAGAAGGGCCTCGCCACCCTGTGCATCGGCGGCGGCATGGGTGTCGCGATGTGCGTCGAACGCCCATAA
- the phbB gene encoding acetoacetyl-CoA reductase, with the protein MARTALVTGGSRGIGAAISQALKAQGCTVAATYAGNDEAAAKFTEETGIKTYKWNVGSYEDSAAGIAKVEEELGPIDIVVANAGITRDAPFHKMTPQQWQEVIDTNLTGVFNTVHPVWPGMRERKFGRVIVISSINGQKGQFAQVNYAATKAGDLGIVKSLAQEGARAGITANAICPGYIATEMVMAVPEKVRESIIGQIPAGRLGEPEEIARCVAFLASDESGFINGSTISANGAQFFV; encoded by the coding sequence ATGGCACGTACTGCACTCGTCACCGGCGGTTCCCGCGGCATCGGCGCAGCAATCTCGCAGGCGCTGAAAGCGCAGGGCTGCACGGTGGCGGCGACCTATGCCGGCAATGACGAAGCCGCGGCAAAATTCACCGAGGAAACCGGCATCAAGACCTACAAGTGGAACGTCGGCAGCTATGAGGACAGCGCCGCCGGCATCGCCAAGGTCGAAGAAGAGCTGGGCCCGATCGACATCGTGGTCGCCAATGCCGGCATCACCCGCGACGCGCCGTTCCACAAGATGACGCCGCAGCAGTGGCAGGAGGTGATCGACACCAACCTGACCGGCGTGTTCAACACCGTGCACCCGGTCTGGCCCGGCATGCGCGAGCGCAAGTTCGGCCGCGTCATCGTGATCTCCTCGATCAACGGCCAGAAGGGCCAGTTCGCGCAGGTGAACTATGCCGCGACCAAGGCCGGCGATCTGGGCATCGTGAAATCGCTGGCCCAGGAAGGCGCGCGCGCCGGCATCACCGCCAACGCGATCTGCCCCGGCTATATCGCCACCGAGATGGTGATGGCGGTGCCGGAAAAAGTGCGTGAATCGATCATCGGCCAGATCCCGGCCGGCCGTCTGGGCGAGCCGGAAGAGATTGCCCGCTGCGTGGCCTTCCTGGCCTCCGACGAGTCGGGCTTCATCAACGGCTCGACGATCTCCGCCAACGGCGCCCAGTTCTTTGTCTGA
- a CDS encoding transcriptional regulator GcvA: MPDRLPPLTALRAFDAAARHMSFAKAAEELNVTPAALSFQIKSLEEHLGQPLFRRLNRAVELTEAGRTLAPGADEGFRILSQAWQNARRLLDETTLTVTAGPALTAKWLAPRLFEFARTHPEIELRLSASLRVVDLRRGDVDVAIRFGVSDDAGLASYGTRPDWLTPVMTPELHEQFPTPEALTSAPLIFDDSLGKVAPGCDWPAWFQAAGVAFTPGSGTHFSAPDHAIDAACAGLGVALGRRPLIIKDVQEGRLAAPFKIAIQSEARFRFLCLPEAKDRPQIAAFRDWFFAEIERTAHMWDDFKIIPIRDLQTP; this comes from the coding sequence ATGCCTGACCGCCTGCCGCCCCTCACCGCTTTGCGCGCCTTTGACGCCGCGGCCCGCCACATGTCCTTTGCCAAGGCGGCGGAGGAGCTGAACGTGACGCCTGCGGCGCTGTCCTTTCAGATCAAATCGCTGGAGGAGCATCTGGGCCAGCCGCTGTTCCGCCGCCTGAACCGCGCGGTGGAGCTGACCGAGGCGGGCCGGACGCTGGCCCCCGGTGCCGATGAAGGGTTCCGCATTCTGAGCCAGGCCTGGCAAAACGCCCGGCGGCTTCTGGACGAGACCACGCTCACCGTCACGGCCGGCCCCGCGCTGACGGCCAAGTGGCTGGCGCCGCGGCTGTTCGAATTTGCCCGCACCCACCCGGAGATCGAGCTGCGGCTCTCCGCCTCTCTCAGGGTGGTGGATTTGCGCCGCGGCGACGTGGATGTGGCCATCCGGTTCGGCGTCTCGGATGATGCGGGGCTTGCGTCTTACGGCACCCGGCCCGATTGGCTGACACCGGTGATGACGCCGGAGCTGCACGAGCAGTTCCCCACCCCGGAGGCGCTGACGAGCGCGCCGCTGATCTTTGACGATTCCCTCGGCAAGGTGGCGCCGGGCTGCGACTGGCCGGCCTGGTTTCAGGCGGCGGGGGTTGCGTTCACCCCCGGCAGCGGCACCCATTTCTCCGCCCCCGATCACGCCATCGACGCCGCCTGCGCGGGCCTTGGCGTTGCGTTGGGACGGCGGCCGCTGATCATCAAGGACGTGCAGGAAGGGCGGCTGGCGGCGCCTTTCAAAATCGCCATCCAGTCAGAGGCGCGGTTCCGCTTCCTGTGCCTGCCGGAGGCCAAGGACCGCCCGCAGATCGCCGCGTTCCGCGACTGGTTCTTTGCGGAAATCGAAAGAACCGCGCATATGTGGGACGATTTCAAAATCATTCCGATCAGGGATCTTCAAACTCCATGA